The following coding sequences are from one Gossypium raimondii isolate GPD5lz chromosome 4, ASM2569854v1, whole genome shotgun sequence window:
- the LOC105779687 gene encoding KH domain-containing protein At1g09660/At1g09670, producing MMGERISPGSYFQYPPPGFPSVSPHRPSSITTDRERYLAELFTEKEKLGPFTQVLPQCTGLLNQEIRRVSGFSPSLLDHERFEHDSPIRSFGHHPNGRQMDLEGWSIMQTEENGHLQRVAPVQAASMGWPGLPGAPTTPLVKKVVRLNVPVDQYPSYNFVGRILGPRGNSLKRVEAVTECRVYIRGKGSVKDSVKEEKLKDKPGFEHLNEPLHVLVEAELPEDVINSRLDYAVAILENLLKPVDESLDNYKKQQLRELALLNGTLREESLRMSPTMSPSMSPFNGTGMKRAKTGR from the exons atgatggGAGAAAGAATCTCACCAGGGAGTTATTTTCAATACCCTCCACCTGGTTTCCCTTCAGTTTCTCCTCATAGACCTTCATCTATTACTACAGATCGTGAAAG ATACTTAGCTGAATTATTCACAGAGAAAGAGAAGTTGGGACCTTTCACACAAGTTCTTCCTCAATGCACCGGGCTTCTTAATCAAG AGATCAGAAGGGTCTCAGGTTTTAGTCCAAGTTTATTAGATCATGAGAGATTTGAGCATGATAGTCCTATTAGGTCATTTGGTCATCATCCCAATGGAAGACAAATGGATTTGGAAGGATGGTCCATAATGCAAACAGAG GAAAATGGACATCTGCAACGAGTTGCTCCGGTTCAAGCTGCATCAATGGGTTGGCCTGGTTTGCCAGGAGCTCCAACAACACCGCTTGTAAAGAAAGTTGTTAGACTCAATGTACCTGTGGATCAATATCCTAGT TATAATTTTGTTGGTCGAATATTGGGACCACGAGGAAACTCCCTAAAGAGAGTTGAAGCTGTGACTGAGTGTAGGGTGTACATAAGAGGCAAAGGCTCTGTCAAGGATTCTGTTAAG GAAGAGAAACTAAAAGATAAACCTGGATTCGAACACCTTAATGAGCCGTTGCATGTGTTGGTGGAGGCTGAACTTCCCGAAGATGTGATAAATTCTCGTTTGGACTACgctgttgccatacttgaaaaTCTTCTGAAACCTGTG GATGAATCCTTGGATAACTATAAGAAACAACAGCTTAGGGAGTTGGCTTTACTAAATGGTACATTAAGGGAAGAGAGTCTGAGAATGAGCCCGACTATGAGCCCTAGTATGTCGCCCTTTAACGGTACTGGAATGAAACGAGCCAAGACAGGAAGATGA
- the LOC105779689 gene encoding probable serine/threonine-protein kinase At1g09600, with protein MGCICSKETQPNQYIENNPGEKEDASSKKWSDSSKDNDIKVDVDATARLISDQQSGSLSNDERSRKDLSQLQRLPTIDATTWGGQRQPRITRVMSGERGAQVVAGWPSWLVAVAGEAINGWIPSKADSYEKLEKIGQGTYSTVYKARDIESNKIVALKKVRFANLDPERIRFMAREIIILRRLDHPNVMKLEGLIVSRVSGCLYLIFDYMEHDLRGLVATLEIKLTEAQIKCYMQQLLNGLDHCHSRGVLHRDIKCANLLIDYNGNLKIGDFGLATILRPNQMQPLTSRVVTLWYRPPELLLGSTDYGVTIDLWSSGCILAELFAGKPIMPGRTEVEQLHRIFKLCGSPSEEYWKRSKLPNATVFKPQHPYQRCVNQTFKDFPTSTLALLDMLLAVEPECRGTASSALESEFFTTSPLPCDPSSLPKSPPSKEFDVKLRGDESARQRASREKVNGNDRARKATAIPAPDSNFELQASIQVFEKNSQSNTKSVNGVNNPGIPVEPLQGTSKPVCSHVSPSMHLGNVGSSQNMKANKVKSMKACTRAFGSPSQAKYVRHGATTLSQFSNSVSIRGKSRLYMTNPQWHEEHFNGGYDHDDIVQSTHHLFDRLSTSHLPSEESTTGYVPKEKRIHYSGPLMQSGHGRNLEEMLKEHERRMQNAVRKAHLDKTKTLARNSFDNNRQSESLLCVAVNGR; from the exons ATGGGTTGTATTTGTTCAAAAGAAACTCAACCAAATCAATACATTGAGAACAACCCTGGAGAAAAAGAAGATGCATCCTCGAAAAAGTGGTCCGATTCTTCCAAGGACAACGACATTAAGGTGGACGTAGATGCCACTGCACGGTTGATATCGGATCAACAGTCTGGGTCCCTTTCTAATGATGAGAGGTCTAGAAAGGACCTATCACAACTTCAAAGGTTGCCAACGATAGATGCAACGACATGGGGTGGACAAAGGCAACCGAGGATCACTAGGGTCATGAGCGGTGAACGAGGTGCTCAAGTAGTTGCCGGTTGGCCTTCTTGGTTAGTAGCTGTAGCTGGAGAAGCCATTAATGGGTGGATACCTAGCAAGGCGGACTCATATGAAAAGTTGGAAAAG ATCGGTCAAGGAACTTACAGCACCGTGTACAAAGCTCGTGATATCGAATCGAACAAGATAGTCGCCTTAAAGAAAGTGCGATTCGCTAATTTGGACCCTGAAAGAATTCGTTTCATGGCAAgggaaattattattttgcgtAGGCTTGATCACCCGAATGTTATGAAGCTTGAAGGTCTAATTGTTTCAAGGGTTTCTGGATGTTTGTACCTTATATTTGACTACATGGAGCATGATCTTAGAGGACTTGTAGCAACCCTAGAGATTAAGCTCACAGAGGCTCAG ATCAAGTGTTACATGCAACAATTGCTCAATGGACTTGACCATTGCCATAGTCGCGGTGTTTTGCACCGCGACATTAAGTGTGCAAATCTCTTGATAGATTATAATGGTAACCTCAAGATTGGGGATTTTGGATTGGCAACTATCTTACGTCCTAACCAGATGCAACCTCTAACGAGCCGCGTAGTAACTTTGTGGTACCGACCTCCTGAGCTTTTGCTTGGTTCTACTGATTATGGAGTTACTATTGATCTGTGGAGTTCTGGTTGCATTCTTGCGGAATTATTCGCAGGAAAGCCTATCATGCCTGGAAGAACTGAG GTGGAACAACTACATAGAATCTTCAAACTTTGTGGATCACCTTCCGAAGAGTATTGGAAGAGATCAAAATTGCCAAATGCAACCGTGTTCAAACCACAACATCCTTATCAGCGTTGTGTCAATCAGACATTCAAGGATTTCCCTACTTCTACTTTAGCTCTTTTGGACATGCTCCTTGCAGTAGAACCCGAGTGTCGTGGAACTGCTTCTTCAGCACTTGAAAGTGAG ttCTTTACAACGAGTCCTCTTCCCTGTGATCCATCAAGTTTGCCCAAGTCCCCACCTAGTAAGGAATTTGATGTCAAGCTTCGAGGAGATGAATCTGCAAG GCAAAGAGCATCTCGTGAGAAAGTTAATGGAAATGATCGAGCTAGAAAAGCTACAGCGATTCCTGCCCCAGATTCCAATTTTGAGTTACAAGCATCTATACAG gtgtttgaaaaaaattcgcAGTCGAATACTAAAAGTGTTAATGGAGTAAATAATCCTGGCATCCCTGTTGAGCCTCTGCAAGGAACATCGAAACCCGTATGTTCTCATGTTAGCCCATCAATGCACCTTGGTAACGTTGGATCTTCACAGAATATGAAGGCGAACAAGGTCAAGTCTATGAAGGCTTGTACTCGAGCATTTGGTTCTCCGAGTCAGGCAAAATATGTCCGTCATGGAGCAACGACGTTATCCCAATTTTCAAATTCGGTTTCGATTAGAGGCAAATCACGATTATACATGACCAATCCGCAATGGCACGAGGAGCATTTTAATGGTGGATATGACCATGATGATATTGTTCAGTCCACTCACCATTTATTTGATAGGCTAAGTACCTCGCACTTACCTTCCGAGGAATCAACAACG GGTTATGTTCCAAAAGAAAAGCGAATCCATTATTCCGGGCCGTTGATGCAATCAGGTCATGGGCGAAACCTTGAGGAAATGCTCAAAGAGCACGAGAGACGGATGCAGAACGCCGTCCGCAAAGCTCATTTGGACAAGACGAAGACGTTGGCAAGAAACAGCTTCGACAATAATAGACAAAGTGAATCGCTACTCTGTGTTGCAGTAAATGGAAGGTGA
- the LOC105780791 gene encoding uncharacterized protein At5g08430, whose translation MARKNTRKKEEIAEDYCFFCKDGGLLRVCDYKNCLKSFHPQCVGRDDSLLETDERWFCGWHFCFICSKPAKFHCFCCPSAVCGRCLCDVEFAIVKGKRAFCNTCLELALLIEDKKNVNANGVKVDFNDRETYEFLFKGYWEWVKEKEGLTSKQLHSSDRLLKDGNNYDFQTNCNHREEDTGDFEDDSISEGDDWADNQAQRKKEKKGKLSLSNRKRKSKKMKYIGWASKQLTEFLIFVGKDVKQELSQYDVATIVTEYCKEHELFHPEKKKTVICDERLQSLLGRKSVNRNGIYKLLTIHFSENLEQSEDSVCFSSKEDDNVSVPCKKRQRKSSPDRKLEEQETVTSPSESCLAAIVSRNIKLIYLKKSLVLELAQLDTFYDKMVRSFVRVKSDPNDYFQKNSHMLVQVKGIKDTSMKEKTNSTILLQVSNMVKDIPICKLSDDDFTEEEIEDLNRRMRTRMLERPTVLEFEQKARSLHEDITKHWITKELDLLRSQINRANEKGWRRELSEYMYKMQLLQTPSEQSRLIHEVPEVVAEPEPASVDSPREYREEHKTSVEPIAARPVSKIRKCSSENNVVPCCRNDGMNAAEGKQQDLKKPIISGNQNSQQVKPSCPGTSVLHLSPQEESNQHKHGEMGEKLPQPVDIIEHSKLLNRKVEVIELSDDETEHASPALIHKTLQDHDCSIWYCIGPQGNTRGPYSMKVLKQWSESSSSCYELRLRFKVFKSGQRPEDALLLTDAIQQYFNC comes from the exons ATGGCAAGGAAAAACacgagaaaaaaagaagaaatcgcTGAAGATTACTGCTTTTTTTGCAAAGATGGTGGTTTGCTCAGGGTTTGTGATTATAA GAACTGTCTCAAAAGTTTTCATCCTCAATGTGTAGGAAGGGATGATTCTCTATTGGAAACCGATGAACGCTGGTTTTGTG GTTGGCACTTTTGTTTCATTTGCAGTAAACCTGCAAAATTTCATTGCTTTTGTTGTCCATCTGCCGTATGCGGGCGTTGTTTATGTGACGTTGAATTCGCAATAGTCAAAGGGAAAAGGGCTTTTTGCAATACGTGTTTAGAACTTGCTTTGCTTATTGAAGACAAGAAGAATGTCAATGCCAATGGG GTGAAAGTAGATTTTAACGATAGAGAAACATATGAATTTCTTTTCAAGGGCTATTGGGAATGGGTGAAGGAAAAAGAAGGCTTAACTTCGAAACAACTGCATTCCTCGGATCGGTTGTTGAAGGATGGTAATAACTATGATTTTCAAACGAACTGTAATCATAGAGAAGAAGATACTGGGGATTTTGAAGATGATAGTATATCGGAAGGTGATGATTGGGCTGATAATCAAGCACAacgtaaaaaagaaaagaaaggaaaactttCTTTGAGTAACAGAAAGAGAAAATCgaagaaaatgaaatacatTGGATGGGCATCAAAACAACTTACCGAATTCCTAATATTCGTTGGTAAAGACGTGAAGCAAGAGTTGTCTCAATACGATGTTGCAACCATAGTTACTGAATACTGCAAGGAGCACGAGTTGTTTCACCCGGAAAAAAAGAAGACGGTTATTTGTGATGAAAGATTACAGTCTCTTTTAGGAAGGAAATCGGTTAATAGAAACGGTATCTATAAGCTACTAACGATTCATTTTTCCGAGAACTTGGAGCAATCAGAAGATTCGGTTTGTTTTAGTTCGAAAGAAGATGATAATGTCTCTGTGCCTTGTAAAAAAAGGCAGAGAAAGTCAAGTCCGGATCGGAAGTTAGAGGAACAAGAAACAGTTACAAGTCCATCAGAAAGCTGTTTGGCAGCTATTGTTTCGAGAAACATTAAGCTCATCTATCTGAAGAAGAGTTTGGTGCTGGAGCTAGCACAGCTTGATACATTTTACGATAAAATGGTCAGAAGTTTCGTGAGGGTAAAATCGGACCCAAATGACTATTTTCAGAAGAACTCTCACATGCTAGTGCAAGTTAAAG GTATAAAGGACACTTCAATGAAGGAAAAGACGAATTCTACGATTCTCTTGCAAGTTTCTAACATGGTAAAAGATATTCCTATTTGCAAACTATCGGATGATGACTTCACTGAG GAAGAAATTGAGGATTTAAATCGGCGAATGAGAACTCGCATGCTTGAAAGGCCAACCGTT CTGGAGTTTGAGCAGAAAGCTAGAAGCTTACACGAGGATATAACGAAACAT TGGATTACGAAAGAGTTGGATTTATTACGAAGTCAGATCAACCGGGCAAACGAGAAAGGATGGAGGAGAGA GCTCTCCGAGTACATGTATAAAATGCAACTGCTTCAGACACCTTCAGAACAATCACGCCTAATTCATGAGGTTCCAGAAGTGGTTGCGGAGCCTGAACCTGCCTCCGTGGACTCACCAAGAGAATATAGAGAAGAGCATAAAACATCAGTGGAACCAATAGCCGCAAGACCAGTTTCTAAAATTCGAAAATGCAGTTCGGAGAACAATGTCGTCCCTTGTTGCCGGAACGATGGAATGAATGCTGCAG AAGGAAAGCAACAAGACCTGAAGAAGCCGATTATTTCTGGGAACCAAAACTCTCAACAAGTAAAGCCGAGCTGTCCCGGGACATCCGTTCTTCACTTATCACCCCAAGAAGAATCAAATCAACATAAACATGGTGAGATGGGGGAAAAACTACCTCAGCCCGTTGATATCATTGAGCATTCAAAGTTGTTAAACCGCAAAGTCGAGGTGATCGAATTAAGCGACGATGAAACAGAACATGCTAGTCCTGCACTGATCCATAAAACATTACAGGATCATGATTGTTCTATATGGTATTGCATTGGTCCTCAAGGTAACACCAGGGGACCGTACTCAATGAAAGTACTTAAACAATGGAGCGAATCAAGCTCGAGCTGTTATGAGTTACGGTTACGGTTCAAAGTTTTCAAGAGTGGTCAGAGACCAGAAGATGCATTGCTTCTCACTGATGCTATTCAACAGTACTTTAACTGTTAg
- the LOC105780040 gene encoding uncharacterized protein LOC105780040, producing the protein MPLTRYSAEAFGVLTICLVGLLVLLGLVCIGYTLYLRSRVLKQGFILLSYFSGPWIIRITFILFTIWWGFGEIIRLNYIRRPGRVLNVLDFKWQENVCKFYIVSNLGFAEPCLFLTLVFLLRASLQNIDTGILSRKWNGKTASCVLLFALPMFVLQLFLILIGPELREDRKELPLYFTRTARSMQNSNDIALCSYPLLNTILLGLFTTVLTAYLIWLGRRILKLVINKGLQKRVYTLIFSVSSLLPLRVLLLGLSVLSRPEHFLFEALAFSAFLVLLCCAGVCIVILVYCPVADCLALGNLNDLEARRRVILDDQNDTASLIANQTHLDESIGISPERNSDASTKRGSISFRTFIRDEPSSGPFVELSLFSPSRDENPSGSPPPVGWPMMSSPTHVHGP; encoded by the coding sequence ATGCCCCTGACGAGATATTCTGCCGAAGCATTCGGTGTGTTGACAATTTGTCTAGTTGGTCTGTTGGTTCTTCTGGGTTTGGTGTGCATCGGATACACATTATACTTGCGGTCGCGCGTTCTTAAACAAGGCTTTATCCTGCTCAGTTATTTCAGTGGTCCTTGGATCATCCGAATCACGTTCATTTTGTTCACCATTTGGTGGGGTTTCGGCGAAATCATTCGGCTAAATTATATAAGGAGGCCAGGAAGAGTGTTGAATGTACTTGATTTTAAATGGCAAGAGAACGTCTGCAAATTTTACATTGTCTCGAATCTAGGTTTTGCAGAACCGTGCCTCTTCCTCACTCTCGTGTTTCTTCTCCGTGCGTCGTTACAAAACATAGACACAGGAATTCTAAGCAGGAAATGGAATGGGAAAACAGCAAGCTGTGTTCTCCTCTTTGCCCTCCCAATGTTCGTTCTTCAACTATTTCTCATTTTGATTGGACCCGAGTTACGCGAGGATAGGAAAGAGTTACCGCTATATTTCACTAGAACAGCTCGATCGATGCAAAATTCCAATGACATAGCTCTTTGCTCTTACCCTTTACTGAATACTATTCTTCTTGGTCTTTTCACCACCGTCTTGACTGCCTATTTGATTTGGCTCGGAAGACGGATTTTGAAATTGGTTATCAATAAGGGTTTGCAGAAGAGagtttatacattaattttctCGGTTTCGAGTTTACTTCCGTTAAGGGTTCTTTTACTTGGTTTATCTGTTTTATCTAGACCAGAACATTTCCTGTTTGAAGCTCTTGCATTCTCAGCTTTTCTTGTCCTACTCTGTTGTGCTGGGGTCTGTATCGTCATACTCGTATACTGTCCGGTTGCGGATTGTCTTGCACTCGGTAATCTTAATGACTTGGAGGCTCGGAGAAGGGTTATTCTCGATGATCAAAATGACACTGCATCCCTTATCGCCAATCAGACTCATCTTGATGAAAGCATTGGAATCAGCCCCGAGCGGAATTCTGATGCTTCTACTAAACGCGGATCGATATCTTTTCGGACTTTCATACGAGATGAACCCTCGTCTGGTCCATTTGTGGAACTGAGCCTCTTTTCTCCTAGCCGAGATGAAAACCCATCCGGGTCACCTCCTCCTGTGGGTTGGCCAATGATGTCTTCTCCTACACATGTTCATGGACcctag
- the LOC105779686 gene encoding 60S ribosomal protein L3-2, with product MSHRKFEHPRHGSLGFLPRKRASRHRGKVKAFPKDDPTKPCRLTAFLGYKAGMTHIVREVEKPGSKLHKKETCEAVTIIETPPMVVVGVVGYVKTPRGLRTLGTVWAQHLSEEVKRRFYKHWCKSKKKAFTKYSKKFESEDGKKDIQSQLEKLKKYCTVIRVLAHTQIRKMKGLKQKKAHLMEIQVNGGTIAQKVDFAYGFFEKQIPIDAVFQKDEMIDIIGVTKGKGYEGVVTRWGVTRLPRKTHRGLRKVACIGAWHPARVSFTVARAGQNGYHHRTEMNKKIYKLGKAGNESHAAMTDYDRTEKDITPIGGFPHYGVVKEDYLMIKGGCVGPKKRVVTLRQSLLNQTSRVALEEIKLKFIDTSSKFGHGRFQTTQEKAKFYGKLKA from the exons ATGTCTCATCGCAAGTTCGAGCATCCGAGGCATGGTTCATTGGGGTTTCTCCCGAGGAAAAGAGCCTCCCGACACCGAGGGAAAG TGAAGGCTTTCCCTAAAGATGATCCTACTAAGCCATGCAGATTAACTGCGTTCTTGGGTTATAAAGCTGGAATGACCCATATTGTGAGGGAAGTTGAAAAGCCTGGATCAA agCTTCACAAGAAGGAAACTTGCGAAGCAGTCACCATTATCGAGACACCACCTATGGTTGTGGTTGGAGTAGTTGGATATGTCAAAACACCGCGTGGTCTTCGTACTTTAGGCACTGTCTGGGCTCAGCATTTGAGTGAGGAGGTGAAGCGAAGGTTCTATAAGCACTGGTGCAAGTCAAAGAAGAAAGCTTTCACCAAGTATTCCAAGAAGTTTGAATCCGAAGATGGTAAAAAAGATATCCAGTCACAGCTTGAAAAACTGAAGAAATATTGCACTGTGATTCGTGTTTTGGCTCACACTCAGATAAGGAAAATGAAGGGTTTGAAGCAAAAGAAGGCTCATTTGATGGAGATTCAAGTCAATGGTGGAACAATTGCTCAGAAAGTTGACTTTGCTTACGGTTTCTTTGAGAAACAAATTCCAATTGATGCCGTGTTCCAGAAAGATGAGATGATTGATATTATCGGAGTTACCAAAGGTAAAGGGTATGAGGGTGTTGTAACCAGATGGGGTGTCACTCGTCTCCCACGAAAGACTCATCGTGGTCTTCGTAAGGTTGCTTGTATTGGTGCATGGCATCCGGCTAGGGTTTCGTTTACCGTTGCCCGAGCTGGTCAAAATGGTTACCATCACCGCACTGAGATGAACAAGAAGATCTACAAGCTTGGGAAGGCAGGCAATGAATCACATGCTGCCATGACTGACTATGACAG GACTGAGAAGGATATTACACCAATTGGTGGATTCCCCCATTATGGAGTGGTGAAAGAAGATTATTTGATGATTAAAGGGGGTTGTGTTGGACCGAAGAAACGTGTTGTGACATTAAGGCAATCACTGTTGAATCAAACATCAAGGGTTGCACTTGAAGAGATCAAGCTCAAGTTCATTGATACTTCATCTAAGTTCGGTCATGGTCGTTTCCAGACAACACAAGAAAAGGCCAAGTTCTATGGGAAGCTTAAAGCTTGA
- the LOC105780689 gene encoding cytochrome c, translated as MASFEQAPPGDAKAGEKIFKTKCAQCHTVDKGAGHKQGPNLNGLFGRQSGTTPGYSYSAANKNMAVIWGENTLYDYLLNPKKYIPGTKMVFPGLKKPQDRADLIAYLKESTA; from the exons atGGCCTCATTCGAGCAAGCACCGCCAGGTGATGCGAAAGCTGGGGAGAAGATCTTCAAGACCAAGTGTGCTCAGTGTCATACCGTCGATAAAGGCGCCGGTCACAAGCAAG gGCCAAATTTGAATGGGCTTTTCGGGAGGCAGTCGGGGACAACACCGGGATACTCGTACTCTGCTGCTAATAAAAATATGGCTGTGATTTGGGGAGAGAATACTTTGTATGACTACTTGCTTAATCCTAAGAAG TACATTCCCGGGACAAAGATGGTTTTCCCCGGATTGAAGAAGCCTCAAGATCGTGCCGACCTGATTGCATACCTGAAGGAATCAACCGCCTGA
- the LOC105780223 gene encoding uncharacterized protein LOC105780223 isoform X1 has translation MKPFNCAYVVSDPKNRACFCSVFIVAALVCGAYFISNAFITNEYKDRLSRWEVINMLRNSKSNTCKNQCRPPGSEALPQGIVVKTSNLQMQPLWSDSVKNVNPATSSNLLAIAVGIKQKEIVDQIVKKFPISDFVVMLFHYDGIVDEWKDFEWSDRAIHVSAVNQTKWWFAKRFLHPDIVSKYKYIFLWDEDLGVDNFDPKQYLSIVEGEGLEISQPALDPVKSEVHHPITARRKNSKFHRRMYKFKGHGRCDSQSTAPPCIGWVEMMAPVFSRAAWRCVWYMIQNDLIHAWGLDMQLGYCAQGDRIKNVGVVDAQYIVHFGLPTLGVTEENELNSTEVKITQREQLPKSESPAPSESHKIDNRPEVRRQSFIEMQTFRKRWENAAKDDECWVDPYQQMS, from the exons ATGAAGCCTTTCAATTGT GCTTATGTAGTTTCGGATCCGAAGAATAGGGCGTGTTTCTGCAGTGTCTTTATCGTAGCAGCTTTGGTTTGTGGTGCTTATTTCATTAGTAATGCGTTTATCACTAATGAATACAAAGAT AGATTATCGAGATGGGAAGTGATTAATATGCTTCGGAATTCAAAATCCAATACGTGCAAG AATCAATGCAGGCCGCCCGGGAGTGAAGCATTACCTCAAGGAATCGTGGTCAAAACATCGAACTTGCAAATGCAACCATTATGGAGCGACAGTGTGAAAAAC GTCAATCCTGCGACATCTTCAAACTTGTTAGCCATTGCTGTCGGGATTAAGCAAAAGGAAATCGTGGACCAAATTGTTAAAAAG TTTCCCATAAGTGATTTTGTTGTTATGCTTTTCCACTACGATGGTATCGTGGATGAATGGAAAGATTTTGAGTGGAGTGATCGTGCCATACACGTGTCTGCAGTGAATCAAACAAAATG GTGGTTTGCCAAACGTTTCTTGCATCCTGATATAGTTTCCAAATACAAGTATATATTCCTTTGGGATGAGGATCTCGGAGTGGATAACTTTGATCCGAAGCA ATATTTGTCTATTGTTGAAGGCGAGGGGCTTGAGATATCACAACCGGCACTTGATCCCGTTAAATCAGAGGTGCATCATCCAATCACAGCACGTagaaagaattcaaaatttcacaG AAGGATGTACAAATTTAAAGGCCACGGAAGGTGCGATAGTCAAAGCACAGCTCCTCCATGCATAGG TTGGGTGGAAATGATGGCCCCCGTATTCTCAAGAGCTGCATGGCGATGCGTGTGGTATATGATCCAG AATGACTTGATCCATGCTTGGGGTCTCGATATGCAGCTCGGTTATTGTGCACAG GGCGATCGTATTAAAAACGTAGGTGTAGTCGATGCTCAGTACATAGTTCATTTTGGTCTTCCTACACTCGGCGTTACTGAGGAAAACGAG CTCAATTCCACGGAAGTTAAAATCACTCAGAGAGAGCAGTTACCTAAATCGGAATCCCCA GCACCATCCGAATCCCATAAAATCGACAATAGACCCGAAGTAAGAAGACAATCGTTCATCGAAATGCAAACGTTCCGGAAACGATGGGAAAATGCCGCAAAGGACGATGAATGTTGGGTCGATCCTTACCAACAAATGAGTTAA
- the LOC105780223 gene encoding uncharacterized protein LOC105780223 isoform X2 yields the protein MLRNSKSNTCKNQCRPPGSEALPQGIVVKTSNLQMQPLWSDSVKNVNPATSSNLLAIAVGIKQKEIVDQIVKKFPISDFVVMLFHYDGIVDEWKDFEWSDRAIHVSAVNQTKWWFAKRFLHPDIVSKYKYIFLWDEDLGVDNFDPKQYLSIVEGEGLEISQPALDPVKSEVHHPITARRKNSKFHRRMYKFKGHGRCDSQSTAPPCIGWVEMMAPVFSRAAWRCVWYMIQNDLIHAWGLDMQLGYCAQGDRIKNVGVVDAQYIVHFGLPTLGVTEENELNSTEVKITQREQLPKSESPAPSESHKIDNRPEVRRQSFIEMQTFRKRWENAAKDDECWVDPYQQMS from the exons ATGCTTCGGAATTCAAAATCCAATACGTGCAAG AATCAATGCAGGCCGCCCGGGAGTGAAGCATTACCTCAAGGAATCGTGGTCAAAACATCGAACTTGCAAATGCAACCATTATGGAGCGACAGTGTGAAAAAC GTCAATCCTGCGACATCTTCAAACTTGTTAGCCATTGCTGTCGGGATTAAGCAAAAGGAAATCGTGGACCAAATTGTTAAAAAG TTTCCCATAAGTGATTTTGTTGTTATGCTTTTCCACTACGATGGTATCGTGGATGAATGGAAAGATTTTGAGTGGAGTGATCGTGCCATACACGTGTCTGCAGTGAATCAAACAAAATG GTGGTTTGCCAAACGTTTCTTGCATCCTGATATAGTTTCCAAATACAAGTATATATTCCTTTGGGATGAGGATCTCGGAGTGGATAACTTTGATCCGAAGCA ATATTTGTCTATTGTTGAAGGCGAGGGGCTTGAGATATCACAACCGGCACTTGATCCCGTTAAATCAGAGGTGCATCATCCAATCACAGCACGTagaaagaattcaaaatttcacaG AAGGATGTACAAATTTAAAGGCCACGGAAGGTGCGATAGTCAAAGCACAGCTCCTCCATGCATAGG TTGGGTGGAAATGATGGCCCCCGTATTCTCAAGAGCTGCATGGCGATGCGTGTGGTATATGATCCAG AATGACTTGATCCATGCTTGGGGTCTCGATATGCAGCTCGGTTATTGTGCACAG GGCGATCGTATTAAAAACGTAGGTGTAGTCGATGCTCAGTACATAGTTCATTTTGGTCTTCCTACACTCGGCGTTACTGAGGAAAACGAG CTCAATTCCACGGAAGTTAAAATCACTCAGAGAGAGCAGTTACCTAAATCGGAATCCCCA GCACCATCCGAATCCCATAAAATCGACAATAGACCCGAAGTAAGAAGACAATCGTTCATCGAAATGCAAACGTTCCGGAAACGATGGGAAAATGCCGCAAAGGACGATGAATGTTGGGTCGATCCTTACCAACAAATGAGTTAA
- the LOC105779688 gene encoding uncharacterized protein LOC105779688 — translation MTEVSRRRTLRLLLLFASVSLQFISGFSGDSTSSISLNSKSNANSKNGTKVVIILIVLVAVGLFSFFLFKVWQKRKRDEQYARLLKLFEEDGDLEAELGLHD, via the exons ATGACTGAAGTTTCAAGGCGTAGAACGCTGCGACTTCTACTGCTTTTCGCTTCGGTTTCTCTACAATTCATTTCAG gGTTTTCCGGTGACTCTACAAGTTCAATCAGCTTAAACTCAAAGTCTAATGCAAATAGTAAAAATGGGACCAAGGTAGTCATCATATTGATTGTGCTGGTTGCTGTTGGGTTGTTTTCGTTTTTCCTTTTCAAGGTATGGCAAAAAAGGAAACGAGACGAGCAATATGCCCGTCTTTTGAAGTTGTTCGAAGAAGATGGTGACCTAGAGGCTGAACTCGGCCTTCATGACTGA